The genomic window GATAAAGACTTCATCGATATTTTTTGGACGCTTGGCATTAGCGTGAATCTCGCTCAAAGTCGCTACATCATCAGGGTCGTTTGGACAAGCAAGGATTGGCTCTTTAATCTCTGCTAAGTCAATTTCAATCACAGCCGCATATTCCGCATCGCTATCTGGCTCTAAAAGCACAGGATTCTTAATCCATTCTTTCATTTTGTCTGCGCGTCTTTGCAATGTAGCAGCATTTTGGTAGCCATTTTTAATCATAGATTCTATAAGCTTGATATTTGAGCTTAAGTATTCAATAATTGGCTCTTTATTGAGACGCACACTACACGCCGCTGCGCTTCGCTCTGCACTCGCATCGCTAAGTTCAAAGGCTTGTTCTACTTTTAAGTCTCCTAAGCCCTCAATTTCTAAAATCCTACCGCTAAAGATATTCTTTTTACCCTTCTTTTCAACGGTGAGAAGCCCTTGTTTAATCGCATAGTAGGGAATTGCATTCACTAAATCGCGTAGTGTAATGCCCGGATTGAGTTTGCCTTTAAAGCGCACAAGCACAGATTCTGGCATATCAAGCGGCATAGAGCCTGTAACAGCGGCAAAAGCGATAAGCCCACTTCCTGCTGGGAAGCTAATACCAATAGGGAAACGCGTATGTGAATCTCCACCTGTCCCCACCGTGTCAGGCAAACACATACGATTAAGCCACGAGTGAATAACACCATCTTTTGGACGCAAAGCCACGCCGCCACGATCAGATATGAAGTTTGGCAAAGTCGCGTGTAGGCTCACATCAGCAGGTTTTGGATATGCTGCTGTATGGCAGAAGCTTTGTAAAACAAAATCCGCCCCAAAGCTCAATGCTGCAAGTTCCTTAATCTCATCTCTTGTCATCGCACCTGTGGTATCTTGGCTACCCACGGTTGTAGTTTTTGGCTCACAATAGCTGCCCGGGCGCACACCCTCTACGCCACAAGCCTTTCCTACCATTTTTTGCGCTAAGGTATAACCTTTTTGGCTACTTGCCGGTTGTTTTGGCTCTTTAAATACATCACTCTTGCCGAGTTTGAGGTACTCTCGTGCTTTTGCAGTGAGTCCTCTACCAATAATGAGTGGGATTCTACCACCTGCACGAATTTCATCGGCGAGTGTGATGGGATTGAGATTAAATGTAGCAACGACTTTTCCACCCTTGCTAATCTCACCTTTGCTTGTATTGACCTCGATAATATCGCCGTCTTTGAGTTCGCTCACATCAGCTACGATAGGTAACGCACCGCTATCCTCACAAGTATTAAAGAAAATAGGTGCAATCACGCTACCAATGACAATACCGCCACTTTTCTTATTAGGGATAAATGGAATCTCCTTACCAAAATGCCACAAAATAGAGTTACAAGCAGACTTTCGGCTACTTCCTGTTCCAACAACATCTCCTACATACGCCACAACAGCATTGTTTTCTGCAGCTTTTTTCTTAGCAGATTCAATACGAGATTCAAAATTTTCAATTCTGCTTTTTAGCATTGCTTTAGCGTGAAGAGGAATATCACTACGTGTGAAAGCATCTCCTGCGGGGCTTAAATCATCGGTATTTGTTTCACCATCAATCTTAAATACGCAGACCTTTATTACTTCGCTTAAGTCCTCTTTGTTTTTAAACCACTCCGCATTTGCCCAAGATTCTATAATCTCTTTTGAAAGTGGCGTATTGAGCGCGGCAATTTTTTCAAAGTTGTCATAGATTAAAAGTGTGTGTTTAAGGGCATTCGCACATTCTTTTGCGAGTGCGCTATCACTAAGGGAAAGTCCTTGAATGAGCGGAGATACATTGTATCCGCCAAGCATTGTGCCAAGATACTTTACCGCTTCAGTTGGGCTAAATCCCCAATCCTGTTTATTATTAAGGAGAATCTCTCCTAAAAATGCCGCCTTGAGTTGAGCTGACGCATCAACGCCCGGATTCACTCTATGCACCAATAATTCTTTCGCAAATTCCTTGTCTTTGGCACTTACGCTAGAATCTTTACACATATCAATTACACATTGTGTTTGTGCTACATCAAGTGCTAATGGTGGAACGCCCTGTGCGGCTCGCTCACTCTTGTGCGCTTCATATTCTTTGATGAATTGCTCGTATTTGCTCATTGTCCTCTCCTTATGAGTTGCGTTTATTTTGTTATAGAAACCAAAATCCTATATAATGGTTTGACTAAATTGTATAACAAAAATACTAAACAACAAAGAAAGTAAAGTGAAAGTTATCCAAAATACTACAACGAAGCTTTACAAAATGCGTGTTTATGTGATTTTAGAATCTTGCTTGATAGCAGAAGTTCTTGCATTAAATGCGTAAAATGCGCCCAATCAGTGTTTTTTGTGCTTGCATAAAGCCATAGCGATACATAAAGTAACAACATTTTCAAGGAGGAAAAGAATGCTCCCACTTAAAAATCTAACAAACAATGAAAAAAAAATTGCACGTTTTTTTGCACCATTGCTTCATAGCGATGACGCCTTTAGCGCACTCCGAGCACATACAATCCTCGCACCAAAGCAATATTATTTTGACTTTACGGCTTCGGGTCTTGCGTATAAGGCGATTCAAAAGCGTATAGAATCTATTTTACCCTATTATGCAAATACGCATTCTTATATCTCCTCTCACGCGGCATTTATGAGCGCACTCTGTAAGGAGGCAAAGAAACGTATTGCCTCTAGTTTGGCATTAGAGAATGATTTTGTGCTTATTAGCGGAGGGAGTGGGGCGAGTTTTGGCATTAAAAAATTTCAAGAGATTATGGGGATTTATGTGCCACCTCAAAGCCTTTTAAGCCTGCACCCTTTGCTTATGAGTGAAAATATAGATTCTAAAAATGCTAAAAACTCTCGTAGTAAGGTAAATAAGGTAGATTCTAATGTGCGAGATTGTGAATCTATAAATAGACAAGATTCTAAAAAAGTTACAGAATCTCGTACATTCTCTGCACTCCCGCTCCTCACAGAGCTCAAAGAGTATGACTTACGCACGAATGCGATCAATCTCCCGCATATCATTATGAGCGGATTTGAACAT from Helicobacter typhlonius includes these protein-coding regions:
- the acnB gene encoding bifunctional aconitate hydratase 2/2-methylisocitrate dehydratase, which encodes MSKYEQFIKEYEAHKSERAAQGVPPLALDVAQTQCVIDMCKDSSVSAKDKEFAKELLVHRVNPGVDASAQLKAAFLGEILLNNKQDWGFSPTEAVKYLGTMLGGYNVSPLIQGLSLSDSALAKECANALKHTLLIYDNFEKIAALNTPLSKEIIESWANAEWFKNKEDLSEVIKVCVFKIDGETNTDDLSPAGDAFTRSDIPLHAKAMLKSRIENFESRIESAKKKAAENNAVVAYVGDVVGTGSSRKSACNSILWHFGKEIPFIPNKKSGGIVIGSVIAPIFFNTCEDSGALPIVADVSELKDGDIIEVNTSKGEISKGGKVVATFNLNPITLADEIRAGGRIPLIIGRGLTAKAREYLKLGKSDVFKEPKQPASSQKGYTLAQKMVGKACGVEGVRPGSYCEPKTTTVGSQDTTGAMTRDEIKELAALSFGADFVLQSFCHTAAYPKPADVSLHATLPNFISDRGGVALRPKDGVIHSWLNRMCLPDTVGTGGDSHTRFPIGISFPAGSGLIAFAAVTGSMPLDMPESVLVRFKGKLNPGITLRDLVNAIPYYAIKQGLLTVEKKGKKNIFSGRILEIEGLGDLKVEQAFELSDASAERSAAACSVRLNKEPIIEYLSSNIKLIESMIKNGYQNAATLQRRADKMKEWIKNPVLLEPDSDAEYAAVIEIDLAEIKEPILACPNDPDDVATLSEIHANAKRPKNIDEVFIGSCMTNIGHFRAFGEIVKNEGQSKTQIWIAPPTKMDEKQLTKEGYFSLFGAAGARMEAPGCSLCMGNQARVRDNAVVFSTSTRNFDNRMGKGAQVYLGSAELGGVCAMLGRIPTAEEYLKIAPQKIESKKDNIYTYLNFNLMENFTL